One region of Triticum aestivum cultivar Chinese Spring chromosome 6B, IWGSC CS RefSeq v2.1, whole genome shotgun sequence genomic DNA includes:
- the LOC123137032 gene encoding uncharacterized protein isoform X2, whose amino-acid sequence MGKLMKAFGKGTSAACVEDCDDSDGDPFVPNDFAEDDPFQALEEGQMDDPYLEKALYEFYVSHKVNCLKRKITNAGARNVISSGRRETIGGDERIGGGEKGCLPMFFLLL is encoded by the exons ATGGGGAAACTCATGAAGGCTTTTGGTAAGGGAACTTCTGCTGCTTGTGTTGAAGATTGTGATGATTCAGATGGGGATCCTTTTGTCCCCAATGATTTTGCCGAGGATGATCCTTTTCAAGCTTTGGAG GAAGGTCAAATGGATGATCCTTATTTGGAGAAAGCTTTGTATGAGTTCTACGTGTCTCAT aaagTGAATTGCTTAAAACGGAAGATTACAAATGCTGGAGCTCGCAATGTG ATTTCTTCAGGCAGGAGGGAGACGATAGGAGGTGATGAACGCATAGGAGGGGGCGAGAAGGGGTGTTTACCTATGTTTTTCCTGCTTCTCTAG
- the LOC123137032 gene encoding uncharacterized protein isoform X1, protein MGKLMKAFGKGTSAACVEDCDDSDGDPFVPNDFAEDDPFQALEEGQMDDPYLEKALYEFYVSHKVNCLKRKITNAGARNVKRKRSSDFPVATTFTRYSGKLFFTVIGGLSLRQVRVLQSYRADCLLKFVRTEVPLRFVK, encoded by the exons ATGGGGAAACTCATGAAGGCTTTTGGTAAGGGAACTTCTGCTGCTTGTGTTGAAGATTGTGATGATTCAGATGGGGATCCTTTTGTCCCCAATGATTTTGCCGAGGATGATCCTTTTCAAGCTTTGGAG GAAGGTCAAATGGATGATCCTTATTTGGAGAAAGCTTTGTATGAGTTCTACGTGTCTCAT aaagTGAATTGCTTAAAACGGAAGATTACAAATGCTGGAGCTCGCAATGTG AAGCGCAAGAGGTCTTCTGATTTTCCTGTAGCCACTACATTCACTAGATACTCTGGCAAGTTGTTCTTCACCGTTATTGGTGGCTTGTCTCTTAGGCAAGTCCGTGTTCTTCAGAGCTACAGGGCAGATTGCCTTCTCAAATTTGTGAGGACAGAGGTGCCTCTTAGGTTTGTCAAATGA